One region of Thermococcus alcaliphilus genomic DNA includes:
- a CDS encoding metal ABC transporter permease produces the protein MIPEYLLRALLGGVMVSVLLGMLSPLINMKGLAFLTHATFHSLLFGAVLGMILGLIFSNFSLILWVALIITIFVVILIALLENRGFSSDTAIGVIASFIAGSTVLAFGVLYKVMANRPYFALSQSIVSYLTGELFLITLNDLMFLVLGGALIFFVMLAFYRDFLYVSFDAEGLETYSGNARFYLTLLYVLVGATGALIVRTVGLITLQVVAVLPGTIAMMLSNDLRKILGISLGLTLLVQILSIVLAYLTDIPPSGIATIMLGLVYGFLVLRR, from the coding sequence TTGATCCCCGAGTACTTGCTCAGGGCTCTCTTAGGTGGTGTAATGGTCAGCGTTTTACTGGGTATGCTGAGTCCCCTGATAAACATGAAGGGCTTAGCTTTTCTTACCCATGCTACTTTCCACTCCTTGCTCTTTGGAGCTGTTTTGGGAATGATACTGGGGCTGATATTTTCAAACTTTTCTCTGATTCTGTGGGTGGCTCTAATAATCACGATTTTTGTTGTTATCTTAATAGCTCTTCTCGAAAATAGAGGATTTAGCAGTGACACTGCAATAGGAGTAATAGCGAGCTTTATAGCTGGCTCTACCGTACTGGCTTTTGGAGTTCTGTATAAGGTTATGGCGAACAGACCCTACTTTGCCCTCTCCCAAAGCATAGTATCCTATTTAACTGGGGAGCTTTTTCTGATAACACTCAACGACTTGATGTTTTTGGTCTTGGGAGGTGCCTTGATATTCTTTGTGATGCTTGCATTTTACCGTGATTTCCTATACGTCAGTTTCGATGCTGAGGGACTTGAGACCTATTCGGGTAATGCGAGGTTTTATCTCACTTTGCTCTACGTTCTCGTGGGCGCTACTGGTGCGTTAATAGTTAGAACCGTTGGATTGATAACCCTCCAAGTTGTGGCGGTTTTGCCAGGTACAATAGCCATGATGCTCAGCAATGACTTGAGAAAGATTCTTGGAATAAGCTTAGGTTTAACTCTCTTAGTGCAGATACTCTCGATAGTGCTAGCTTACTTAACAGACATCCCTCCAAGCGGAATAGCTACGATAATGCTAGGGCTTGTCTATGGGTTCTTAGTCTTGAGGAGGTAG
- a CDS encoding metal ABC transporter ATP-binding protein codes for MGEKLILAENLTIYYDNYKAVEDITFKLDSGETLLLLGPNGAGKTSLLRTIAGLHKSYEGKLLVFGKPPVEVKDLISYVPQSHSLNERVPLKAIEVVAMGALYKKGLIHFNIPRSILKEAEEALEFVGLGEIKNKRFAELSGGQKQRVLLARALVSKPQLLLLDEPLSALDPSARVEVVSVLAKIKREMGLTMIITTHDPNPLTEIGDKIMLINRRLIAFGAPEEVLRDEIITKVYGPLSKAVRVGKRMYCFIGDVHLHGRGEV; via the coding sequence GTGGGTGAGAAATTGATACTAGCTGAAAACCTAACAATTTACTACGACAACTATAAAGCAGTTGAAGATATCACTTTTAAGCTGGATAGTGGAGAGACTCTTCTTTTGCTGGGTCCAAATGGTGCAGGAAAAACAAGTCTTCTTAGAACGATTGCAGGGCTTCATAAATCCTATGAAGGCAAGCTTCTTGTTTTTGGAAAGCCCCCTGTTGAAGTGAAGGATTTAATCTCATATGTTCCCCAGAGTCATTCTTTAAACGAACGTGTGCCTTTGAAGGCTATTGAAGTAGTTGCAATGGGGGCTCTCTACAAAAAGGGTCTCATTCACTTCAATATTCCGAGGTCAATCCTAAAAGAAGCTGAAGAAGCCTTGGAGTTCGTGGGACTTGGAGAGATAAAAAACAAAAGGTTTGCAGAGCTTAGCGGTGGACAAAAGCAGAGGGTTCTATTGGCCAGAGCACTCGTTTCGAAACCCCAACTTCTCCTTTTGGACGAGCCGTTGTCTGCCCTAGACCCCAGTGCCAGGGTTGAGGTGGTTTCCGTCCTTGCAAAAATAAAGCGCGAGATGGGGTTAACGATGATAATAACAACTCATGATCCTAATCCATTAACGGAAATAGGGGATAAGATAATGCTTATCAATAGAAGACTTATAGCCTTTGGAGCTCCAGAAGAAGTTCTTAGGGATGAAATTATAACCAAAGTCTACGGACCTCTGTCCAAAGCGGTTAGAGTGGGGAAGAGAATGTACTGCTTTATAGGAGACGTTCACCTTCACGGGAGGGGAGAAGTTTGA
- the snatA gene encoding neutral amino acid NAAT transporter SnatA produces MFLFFKTFLYVFGTLFAVMNPIGAVPVFLSIAQHCRSYEGRISLAKRTSVAVFITLITFALLGEWIFKFFGSTIDAFAIAGGILLFRMALEMLSGSLSTIKITHEEEEEAVSLSEIAIIPLAIPLISGPGSITTVMIHMAKNSDYLGKIAVILAIFVASLSVYMVLMSAEKVQRRLGRVGIRLITRMMGLILASMAVQLVINGIKGAFGL; encoded by the coding sequence ATGTTCTTGTTTTTTAAGACATTTCTTTATGTATTTGGAACTCTTTTTGCAGTGATGAACCCCATTGGAGCTGTCCCGGTGTTTCTTTCTATTGCCCAGCACTGCAGATCTTATGAAGGAAGGATCAGTCTGGCAAAGAGAACATCAGTGGCCGTTTTTATAACCTTGATAACCTTTGCACTCTTAGGAGAGTGGATATTCAAATTTTTTGGCTCCACAATAGATGCATTTGCAATCGCAGGAGGAATTTTGCTCTTCAGAATGGCATTGGAAATGTTAAGTGGTAGTCTCTCTACTATAAAAATAACCCATGAAGAGGAGGAAGAGGCTGTAAGTTTAAGCGAGATTGCCATAATTCCCTTGGCAATTCCTTTGATCTCTGGTCCGGGTTCAATAACAACTGTGATGATACATATGGCAAAAAACAGCGACTATTTGGGAAAAATAGCCGTGATTCTTGCGATTTTTGTGGCAAGTCTTTCAGTTTACATGGTGCTCATGTCTGCAGAAAAAGTGCAGCGGAGACTTGGTAGGGTTGGCATAAGGCTTATTACAAGAATGATGGGGCTTATACTGGCTTCAATGGCCGTTCAACTTGTAATCAACGGAATTAAAGGGGCTTTTGGACTTTAA
- the ftsY gene encoding signal recognition particle-docking protein FtsY, with the protein MFGKLKEKLSSFVDKVAQTEISEKDVENALWDLELELLEADVALEVVDELKEKIKQKLVGQKVKIGTNKRDIVEKAVKEAVLEVLTPERHIDLLEKIKSKKEKPFVIVFVGFNGSGKTTTIAKLANWLKKNGLSVVIAASDTFRAGAIEQVEEHAKRVGVKLIKHGYKSDPAAVAYDAIEHAKARGIDVVLVDTAGRNELNRNLMDEMKKIVRVTKPDLVIFVGDALAGNAIIEQARQFNEAVRIDGVILTKLDADARGGAALSIAHAIGAPILFVGVGQGYGDLMPFDEKWMLEKIFGE; encoded by the coding sequence ATGTTTGGGAAACTCAAGGAAAAATTAAGCTCATTTGTTGACAAGGTTGCTCAAACCGAAATAAGCGAAAAAGACGTTGAGAATGCACTCTGGGATCTTGAGTTGGAGCTTTTAGAGGCGGATGTGGCTTTAGAAGTTGTAGATGAGCTTAAGGAAAAAATAAAACAGAAGCTTGTTGGACAAAAGGTTAAAATAGGCACAAATAAGAGGGATATTGTAGAAAAAGCTGTTAAAGAGGCTGTTCTTGAAGTTTTAACACCTGAAAGACACATAGACCTCCTAGAGAAGATCAAATCAAAAAAAGAAAAGCCGTTCGTGATAGTTTTTGTTGGCTTTAACGGAAGTGGAAAAACCACTACAATAGCTAAGCTTGCCAACTGGCTTAAGAAAAATGGCTTAAGCGTTGTTATAGCCGCTAGCGATACCTTTAGGGCAGGAGCAATAGAGCAGGTAGAGGAACATGCGAAGAGAGTGGGGGTTAAGCTCATTAAACACGGTTACAAATCTGATCCAGCTGCTGTGGCTTACGATGCCATAGAGCATGCAAAAGCGAGAGGAATCGACGTGGTTTTAGTTGATACAGCCGGAAGAAACGAGCTTAACAGAAATCTCATGGATGAAATGAAAAAAATAGTCAGGGTTACAAAGCCGGATCTTGTTATATTTGTAGGAGATGCACTTGCTGGAAATGCGATAATAGAGCAGGCGAGGCAGTTTAATGAGGCGGTTAGGATTGACGGAGTTATTCTAACAAAGCTTGACGCAGATGCAAGGGGAGGTGCCGCATTAAGCATAGCCCATGCCATTGGCGCGCCAATACTTTTTGTTGGAGTTGGTCAAGGATATGGCGATTTAATGCCCTTTGATGAAAAATGGATGCTGGAGAAAATTTTTGGTGAGTGA
- a CDS encoding amidohydrolase codes for MIRAFVNGKIYVSFKPIKIVKAIVVANEKIIYAGESEKAQKIAKELGGEVVDLGGKTVLPGFIDSHMHLNSLGQSLKMLNLKGTKSIEELKTKLKGYAEKTSTSWILGFGWDQEELGRYPTREDLDEVVNDKPVLLYRTCFHAAVLNTKAIEIVGLEKDEDADPETGIIKENALEKVREVINKTLTLDDYKHFIEEGAKFVLSQGVTAVGFVSVNEKSLRALVELDSEGRLPIRVFVYLNPSLLKELKGLGLTKKVGSNRVKIMGIKVLADGSLGARTAWLSKPYADASTTGHPNISKEELEEIVREAHKLNLQMAVHAIGDKTTDMVLDVYEKFKSERNRIEHASILREDQIKRMKELGVVASVQPRFVISDWWAVKRVGKERAKWIYPFKSMLEQIVIGFGTDAPIEPVNPWETIYAAVTRGKFENVETYHYTKEECLSLEESLHSYTYGSAYIMHAENELGSLEEGKFGDFIVVDRNPFEVEEKGLKNIKVLEVYVGGSKYY; via the coding sequence TTGATCAGGGCTTTTGTAAACGGAAAAATATACGTCTCTTTTAAGCCAATAAAAATTGTAAAAGCGATTGTGGTAGCCAACGAAAAGATTATTTACGCAGGAGAGAGCGAGAAAGCCCAAAAAATTGCCAAAGAGCTTGGAGGAGAAGTAGTAGATTTAGGCGGAAAAACTGTTCTGCCGGGCTTTATTGATTCACACATGCATCTAAACTCCCTTGGACAATCTTTGAAAATGCTCAATTTAAAGGGAACAAAAAGCATAGAGGAACTAAAGACGAAGCTCAAAGGATACGCAGAAAAAACAAGCACAAGCTGGATTCTTGGCTTTGGATGGGATCAGGAAGAACTCGGAAGATACCCTACGAGAGAAGATTTAGATGAAGTTGTTAATGACAAACCGGTGCTTTTGTATAGAACCTGCTTCCATGCAGCTGTACTGAACACGAAAGCTATAGAAATTGTAGGTTTGGAAAAGGATGAAGACGCAGACCCTGAAACCGGGATAATAAAAGAAAACGCCCTAGAAAAGGTGAGAGAGGTTATCAACAAAACTTTAACGCTCGACGACTACAAACACTTTATCGAAGAAGGGGCCAAGTTCGTTCTTTCTCAGGGCGTCACGGCTGTTGGTTTTGTGAGTGTAAATGAGAAAAGCCTCAGGGCTCTCGTAGAGTTAGACAGCGAAGGAAGGCTTCCCATTAGAGTTTTTGTGTATCTGAACCCCTCCCTTCTCAAGGAGCTAAAGGGCTTGGGGCTTACTAAAAAGGTTGGAAGTAATAGGGTAAAGATCATGGGAATAAAAGTTCTTGCAGATGGGAGCCTCGGAGCTAGAACGGCATGGCTTTCCAAGCCCTATGCAGACGCTTCAACAACTGGGCATCCTAACATAAGCAAGGAAGAGCTTGAAGAAATAGTGAGAGAAGCCCATAAGCTGAATCTCCAGATGGCTGTCCATGCAATAGGTGATAAAACAACTGATATGGTCTTAGACGTTTATGAAAAATTCAAGAGTGAGAGAAACCGTATAGAACACGCATCAATTTTGAGGGAAGATCAAATAAAAAGGATGAAAGAGCTTGGGGTTGTTGCCTCGGTTCAGCCGAGGTTCGTAATAAGCGACTGGTGGGCAGTGAAGAGGGTCGGAAAAGAGAGAGCAAAGTGGATTTACCCCTTCAAGAGCATGCTTGAGCAAATTGTGATAGGCTTTGGAACTGATGCACCAATAGAGCCCGTAAATCCATGGGAAACAATCTACGCTGCAGTCACCAGAGGAAAATTTGAGAATGTTGAGACCTATCACTATACAAAAGAAGAATGCCTATCCCTAGAGGAAAGCCTCCACAGCTACACATATGGCTCAGCTTACATAATGCATGCCGAAAATGAGCTTGGAAGCCTCGAAGAGGGCAAATTCGGAGACTTCATTGTAGTGGACAGAAATCCGTTTGAAGTTGAAGAGAAAGGGTTGAAGAACATAAAGGTTCTCGAGGTCTACGTAGGAGGTTCAAAGTATTATTAG
- a CDS encoding M24 family metallopeptidase, with product MEKFLGLLREYDYDGALITPSSNLYYLTGMAPQATEERLFLLVVNKEGESVLIAPKLYENEVEWENSVFWSDEENPYEILERVLTSLNLKSGKILVEDTMRASFLIHIERLLEDYTLYPLSGITRELRMRKDEKELRLMKKAAEIADKVFYEIISRELIEKSEKQVALEIEFLIRELADGVSFSPIVASGKNAANPHHTPGNREIRPGDFVILDFGARYKGYCSDITRTIAIGHPNEKLKEIYEVVKEAQERAFQSVREGIKAKEVDKAAREYISEKGYGEYFIHRTGHGLGLEVHEEPYISQTNNRILERGMTFTIEPGIYIPNLGGVRIEDDVVVEKKGKRLTNAERELIIL from the coding sequence ATGGAGAAATTCCTAGGACTCCTCAGGGAATATGATTATGACGGTGCATTAATAACTCCCAGTAGCAACCTCTATTACCTGACTGGAATGGCTCCTCAAGCAACTGAAGAAAGGCTTTTTCTCCTTGTAGTCAATAAAGAAGGAGAAAGCGTTCTAATAGCACCCAAGCTCTATGAAAATGAGGTTGAGTGGGAAAATTCAGTATTCTGGAGTGATGAAGAGAACCCCTATGAAATCCTTGAAAGAGTGTTAACTTCTCTGAATTTGAAGAGCGGTAAGATTCTGGTGGAAGATACGATGAGAGCAAGCTTTCTAATCCACATTGAGCGGCTTTTGGAAGATTACACTCTCTATCCGCTGAGTGGTATTACAAGAGAACTAAGAATGCGCAAAGACGAAAAGGAACTACGCCTGATGAAGAAAGCTGCTGAAATTGCAGATAAAGTTTTCTACGAAATAATAAGCAGGGAATTGATTGAGAAGAGTGAAAAGCAGGTTGCACTGGAAATTGAGTTTCTCATTAGAGAACTGGCAGACGGTGTCTCTTTCTCTCCTATAGTAGCTTCTGGGAAAAACGCTGCAAATCCTCACCATACGCCGGGTAACAGAGAAATAAGACCCGGAGACTTCGTGATACTTGACTTTGGGGCAAGATATAAAGGATACTGTTCCGATATTACGAGAACTATAGCCATAGGCCACCCGAATGAAAAGCTCAAAGAAATCTATGAGGTTGTCAAAGAAGCTCAAGAAAGAGCTTTTCAGAGTGTCCGCGAGGGAATAAAGGCAAAGGAAGTTGACAAAGCAGCGAGAGAGTACATATCCGAGAAAGGTTATGGAGAGTACTTTATCCACAGAACGGGGCATGGGCTTGGGCTTGAAGTGCATGAAGAGCCCTATATAAGCCAAACAAATAATCGGATTCTTGAGCGCGGCATGACGTTTACCATTGAGCCGGGCATTTACATCCCCAATCTAGGAGGCGTGAGAATAGAAGACGATGTGGTTGTGGAGAAAAAAGGAAAGAGGCTTACAAACGCCGAAAGGGAGCTAATAATACTTTGA